One region of Sulfurisphaera ohwakuensis genomic DNA includes:
- a CDS encoding serine/threonine protein kinase, which produces MVKVRDFIYPRYDENIERELIEHGIKELYSFGSVNIGKVNVIGKGKTGIVVLFDNNKVIKIRRSDSPKETLEIEAKIQIKAFPVAPKVYDYGRNFILMEYIDGRHLTREEKIDIIIDLLRKAKELEDKKIEHKELARPYKNVIVKADRVYIIDYDSASFKENPLNVTSILSWLNFPHLATMYKKHRNIEEIISLLYLSNENQ; this is translated from the coding sequence TTGGTTAAAGTAAGGGATTTCATTTATCCAAGATATGATGAAAATATTGAAAGAGAATTAATAGAACACGGTATAAAGGAACTTTACTCTTTTGGATCAGTAAATATAGGTAAGGTAAATGTTATAGGGAAAGGAAAAACCGGAATAGTAGTTCTTTTTGATAACAATAAAGTAATAAAGATCAGAAGAAGTGATTCTCCTAAAGAAACATTAGAGATAGAAGCTAAAATTCAGATAAAAGCATTCCCAGTTGCCCCAAAAGTATATGATTACGGTAGAAATTTTATACTTATGGAATATATTGATGGAAGACATTTAACTAGAGAGGAGAAAATAGATATTATAATAGACTTACTTAGAAAAGCAAAAGAATTGGAAGATAAAAAGATAGAACATAAAGAATTAGCCAGGCCTTACAAAAATGTGATAGTTAAAGCTGATAGAGTTTATATAATAGATTATGATTCTGCAAGTTTTAAAGAAAATCCTCTCAATGTTACCTCAATATTAAGCTGGCTTAATTTCCCTCATTTAGCCACTATGTATAAAAAACACCGCAATATCGAAGAAATCATTAGTTTACTCTATTTATCAAATGAAAATCAGTAA
- a CDS encoding TRM11 family SAM-dependent methyltransferase, with protein sequence MKAYAILNQNNLFLSLEELKAIIDSDEVEYYHGVALFNKEPNNVAKRSSLIKYSGRVIAISHDVNEIVKNIKGECFSVDPTVITKEYKSEFLSIYDRIINNIKVSKKCKKMDLIFTEGLIIAGLRVEEKDNESLFKHSKKPYSQSGTLSPDIGRLMVNLSKSRKTILDPFVGTGTILIEAKWLGLNCIGLDVDSKMIEKSLVNLRYFGYECDILRGDATSLPFNNIEAIVTDPPYGRSVSVREGINNLYEGFFYSASNITRTLVFTTDSKLDWRDKLKEVGFNDISIHFIYEHKSLSRAIYVVRKK encoded by the coding sequence ATGAAAGCTTATGCTATTTTAAACCAGAATAATCTATTTTTATCCTTAGAAGAACTTAAAGCAATAATAGATTCTGATGAAGTAGAATATTATCATGGTGTAGCCTTATTTAATAAAGAACCTAATAATGTTGCCAAAAGATCAAGTTTAATTAAATATAGTGGGAGAGTTATTGCTATATCCCATGATGTAAATGAAATAGTAAAAAATATAAAGGGTGAATGTTTTTCCGTTGATCCTACTGTTATCACTAAGGAATATAAAAGTGAGTTTTTATCTATATATGATAGAATTATAAATAATATAAAAGTATCAAAGAAATGTAAAAAAATGGATTTGATCTTTACAGAAGGATTAATTATAGCTGGTCTTAGGGTTGAGGAAAAGGATAATGAAAGCTTATTTAAGCATTCTAAAAAGCCTTATTCTCAATCTGGTACTTTATCTCCAGACATAGGTAGACTAATGGTTAATCTTTCTAAAAGTAGAAAAACGATCCTAGACCCTTTTGTAGGAACCGGGACAATATTAATAGAGGCTAAATGGTTAGGACTTAATTGTATTGGTCTTGATGTTGATAGTAAAATGATAGAAAAGAGCTTAGTTAATTTGAGGTACTTTGGTTATGAATGTGATATCTTAAGAGGAGATGCAACATCTTTACCTTTTAATAATATTGAAGCTATTGTTACTGATCCTCCCTATGGTAGATCTGTAAGTGTAAGGGAGGGGATAAACAATCTGTATGAGGGCTTCTTCTATTCGGCAAGTAATATAACGCGTACTTTAGTTTTTACTACGGATTCTAAATTAGATTGGAGAGATAAGTTAAAGGAAGTTGGTTTTAATGATATTTCAATCCATTTTATTTATGAGCATAAAAGTTTAAGCAGAGCAATATACGTGGTAAGAAAAAAATGA
- a CDS encoding RNA-binding domain-containing protein gives MTKIIIEVEVRPSEDENKVLQAIRNLFDFENLKEEKSGYIKILVAESHTLLSLQKFHRKLREERILDAARKYLTKNLIGNVITFMLNKQAAAVGKISFVDDEKESPLGPIKVTIEYKDPQALIDWLTPKTAKGVPLWENPIPSDE, from the coding sequence ATGACAAAGATTATCATAGAAGTGGAGGTTAGACCTTCAGAAGATGAGAATAAAGTACTTCAAGCTATTAGAAATTTATTTGATTTTGAAAATCTGAAAGAAGAAAAAAGTGGTTACATAAAGATACTAGTTGCAGAATCACATACACTCCTTAGTTTACAGAAGTTTCACAGAAAATTAAGGGAAGAGAGAATTCTTGATGCAGCAAGAAAGTATTTAACTAAGAATCTGATCGGAAACGTTATTACTTTTATGTTAAATAAACAAGCTGCAGCAGTAGGAAAAATCTCTTTTGTAGATGATGAAAAAGAATCCCCTCTAGGGCCTATAAAGGTAACGATAGAGTATAAAGACCCTCAAGCGCTTATTGATTGGTTAACCCCTAAGACCGCTAAAGGCGTCCCTCTTTGGGAGAATCCTATTCCTTCTGACGAATAA
- the cca gene encoding CCA tRNA nucleotidyltransferase has protein sequence MTIEEEVLKRVKPSKEDEEKLREKAQIILDRLKGYNAEIEGSFRKGTWLKGDTDIDIFVFFPKSVGKEYLKEKALKELIERLRDLNYKIAYAEHPYLIVYVDDVEIDVVPALSIESGEEAITAADRTPFHTKYVISHLDEKGRDEVRLLKRFLKGIGVYGAEIKVKGFSGYVTELLIIYYGSFKEVLRNASKFRPPVRIELVKPKKEFDSPLIIPDPVDPKRNASSAVSLKSLATFALASKIYLEKPSIEFFFPSKPGRQAIKGDILLVKVKIEESTVEDIVWGQVWRNVEKLKTLISHEGYRVIDISAWGDAENITIGIQLESKSIGEYYLNVGPYFYLHNVKDFIEENENVWIGEDGRLYSIKRRKYTVEEIIKRNLSFKQKFTYELHWLTEEVDDPWINSFLKKTPSWLK, from the coding sequence ATGACAATAGAGGAGGAAGTCCTAAAGAGAGTAAAACCTAGCAAAGAAGACGAAGAAAAGTTAAGGGAAAAAGCTCAGATTATATTAGATAGACTAAAGGGCTATAATGCAGAAATTGAGGGTTCATTCAGGAAAGGTACATGGCTAAAAGGAGATACTGACATAGATATTTTCGTATTTTTTCCTAAAAGTGTGGGTAAAGAATATCTTAAAGAGAAGGCTTTAAAGGAATTAATAGAAAGATTACGTGATTTGAACTATAAAATTGCTTACGCCGAACATCCTTATTTAATAGTATATGTTGATGATGTTGAGATAGATGTAGTTCCAGCTTTAAGCATAGAGTCTGGAGAGGAAGCAATTACTGCGGCAGATAGAACCCCATTTCACACTAAGTATGTAATTTCTCATTTAGATGAGAAGGGAAGAGACGAAGTAAGGCTATTAAAGAGATTTTTGAAAGGAATCGGAGTATATGGGGCAGAGATCAAGGTTAAAGGATTTTCTGGTTATGTTACTGAGCTTTTAATAATCTATTATGGTTCATTCAAAGAAGTTCTTAGAAATGCATCAAAGTTTCGTCCACCAGTTAGAATAGAATTAGTGAAACCAAAGAAGGAATTTGATTCCCCCCTAATTATTCCTGATCCCGTAGATCCTAAAAGAAATGCATCATCAGCTGTATCATTAAAAAGCTTAGCAACTTTTGCTTTAGCTTCAAAAATTTATCTTGAAAAGCCTTCCATAGAATTCTTTTTTCCCTCTAAACCAGGTAGGCAAGCAATAAAAGGTGACATTCTTCTCGTAAAAGTGAAAATTGAGGAAAGTACTGTGGAAGATATAGTATGGGGACAAGTCTGGAGAAATGTGGAAAAGCTAAAAACATTAATAAGTCATGAAGGCTATAGGGTTATTGATATCTCCGCTTGGGGGGATGCTGAGAATATAACTATTGGTATACAATTGGAAAGTAAGAGTATTGGAGAGTATTATCTAAATGTGGGCCCTTACTTTTATCTTCATAACGTAAAAGATTTCATAGAAGAAAACGAGAATGTATGGATTGGTGAAGATGGTAGGCTATATTCTATTAAGAGAAGAAAGTATACGGTGGAGGAAATAATAAAAAGAAATTTATCCTTCAAGCAGAAGTTTACTTATGAATTACATTGGCTTACCGAGGAAGTAGATGACCCTTGGATAAACTCATTTCTAAAGAAAACACCGAGTTGGTTAAAGTAA
- a CDS encoding ribose-phosphate diphosphokinase — MIIIGGTATNGIDENLSKIISVPLLKVEHKVFPDGESYIRIPQHITNQEILVVQSLYPPQDKHFVELLLILETLADMKNNKITAIVPYLAYSRQDRRFKEGEALSIKTILNAIARAGADVLIVIEPHKEEELSYFGKEVKIADPMPELAKEVSKKVEKPFVLAPDRGALERAKRLAEQLNAEYSYIEKERDRDTGEVRIKNLPELRLSGKDVIIVDDIISTGGTMIQATRAAYEHGARKVISVAVHSLFLDNAYEKLINSGVKEIVTTNTIPQDPSKVAVVDVSPAIARKI, encoded by the coding sequence ATGATTATTATTGGAGGAACAGCAACAAACGGGATAGATGAAAATTTATCAAAAATTATTTCAGTTCCTCTTCTGAAGGTAGAACACAAGGTTTTTCCAGATGGAGAATCATATATTAGAATTCCACAACATATAACAAATCAAGAGATTTTAGTAGTCCAATCATTATATCCACCACAAGATAAACATTTCGTTGAATTACTCTTAATTCTAGAAACATTAGCGGATATGAAGAATAATAAGATTACAGCTATAGTTCCTTATTTAGCATATTCTAGACAAGATCGAAGATTTAAGGAAGGAGAAGCATTAAGCATAAAGACAATCCTCAATGCTATTGCTAGAGCTGGTGCTGACGTATTAATAGTAATCGAACCACATAAAGAGGAGGAATTAAGCTATTTTGGTAAGGAAGTTAAAATTGCCGATCCAATGCCAGAACTAGCTAAAGAAGTTAGTAAAAAGGTTGAGAAACCATTTGTTTTGGCACCAGATAGGGGAGCTTTGGAAAGAGCTAAAAGATTAGCTGAACAACTTAATGCAGAGTATTCATATATAGAAAAAGAAAGAGATAGAGATACAGGAGAGGTTAGAATAAAGAATTTACCGGAATTAAGGCTAAGTGGAAAAGATGTGATTATTGTTGATGACATAATTAGCACTGGAGGCACAATGATCCAGGCTACGAGAGCTGCTTATGAGCATGGTGCTAGGAAAGTGATTTCTGTAGCTGTGCATTCATTATTTTTGGATAATGCCTACGAAAAATTGATTAATAGTGGAGTTAAGGAGATTGTAACAACTAATACTATACCACAAGATCCATCAAAAGTAGCAGTAGTTGATGTATCACCAGCTATAGCGAGAAAAATATGA
- a CDS encoding tetratricopeptide repeat protein, translating to MEKIIDPNLRIKELQLLINADKKNPWYHFELAQLLELTEPQKALEEYNLSIKLDPHIEDFHYKKALLLQRLGKLDEAIKALEWATVIDYQHALFYYYVIGSMLDEEGRFEEAIKAYKKALIKDPNNEWLIEAIVLDLLELGRKEEALQFLDEAITKIKKEELVNFKREILRIK from the coding sequence ATGGAAAAGATAATTGATCCCAATCTAAGAATAAAAGAACTACAACTACTAATAAATGCTGATAAAAAAAATCCATGGTATCATTTTGAACTAGCCCAATTATTAGAACTTACCGAGCCTCAAAAAGCATTAGAAGAATATAATTTATCTATTAAATTAGACCCTCACATAGAAGATTTTCATTACAAAAAAGCCTTGCTTTTACAAAGACTAGGTAAATTAGATGAGGCAATAAAGGCTTTAGAATGGGCTACAGTGATAGATTACCAACACGCTTTATTCTACTATTACGTTATAGGAAGTATGTTGGATGAAGAGGGCAGATTTGAAGAAGCTATAAAAGCTTATAAAAAGGCACTAATAAAAGATCCTAATAACGAATGGTTAATAGAAGCCATAGTCCTTGATTTACTAGAATTGGGTAGAAAAGAAGAGGCTTTACAATTTCTTGATGAAGCTATAACCAAGATAAAAAAAGAAGAGCTAGTTAACTTTAAAAGAGAAATTTTAAGGATAAAATGA
- a CDS encoding AAA family ATPase yields MPGSGKGELAKILREKGIKVITMSDVLREKYYKEAKEGERLMDFAKRIRELYGKGAVAKLCIEKIEKEKIVAFDGVRNWEEIEEFKKIGDVTIIAVHSPPKLRYERLLKRGRKDDTLTVEGLMKRDWEELEMGIGNVIALADYILINDSTIEEFKSKAEELLKRIL; encoded by the coding sequence ATGCCCGGATCTGGAAAAGGAGAACTTGCCAAGATCCTTAGAGAAAAAGGAATAAAGGTAATTACTATGAGTGATGTCTTGAGAGAAAAGTATTACAAAGAGGCAAAAGAAGGGGAAAGATTAATGGATTTTGCAAAAAGAATTAGAGAGTTATATGGAAAAGGGGCTGTAGCGAAACTTTGTATAGAAAAAATTGAAAAAGAGAAAATTGTGGCCTTTGACGGAGTAAGAAACTGGGAAGAGATAGAGGAGTTTAAGAAGATAGGCGATGTAACTATAATTGCAGTTCACTCTCCTCCAAAGCTAAGATATGAAAGACTTCTCAAAAGGGGTAGAAAGGATGATACTTTAACCGTAGAGGGATTAATGAAAAGAGATTGGGAGGAATTAGAAATGGGAATAGGAAATGTAATAGCGTTGGCTGATTACATATTAATTAATGATTCTACGATAGAGGAATTTAAGAGTAAGGCAGAAGAATTATTAAAGCGAATATTATGA
- a CDS encoding hyaluronate lyase, producing the protein MSFKISRRDFIKLALTATMIAAPEWDKAVAKAVDMIKNGDVNIIWFEAQACEGNTTAIIQATDPDVVQVLFGASPLVGPGSVKISFWPSLMPQQGEQATAILEAAFRGELNPYVLVLEGSFPDEATARKYNPSNPGYWGMLGDKTLNEWTAMLLKNAVAVLAVGNCASYGGIPSDKVYQPPPSFITPTWSPSPTGAVGFFDDPLRGYEGLLTKIYKQQCCNNLQPDASKWAEPFYTFVKNPNAYLDVTPSSSASVKPAIAVPGCPANGNGIMRTLANLVLWAGGLAPLPELDQYWRPMYFFRYTVHEQCPRAAWYASGVFRTQPGEPTAACLFEVGCKGPVSNCPWNKYGWVGGIGGPTRTGAVCIGCTMPGFSDLYEPFYKPLQVPTPSSVTTTAGLIAGGIALGALAAYAEKKMLVKSKEKAK; encoded by the coding sequence ATGTCATTTAAAATATCGAGGCGAGATTTCATAAAATTGGCACTTACGGCAACAATGATAGCAGCCCCTGAATGGGACAAAGCTGTGGCTAAAGCTGTAGATATGATAAAAAATGGTGATGTTAATATAATCTGGTTTGAAGCTCAAGCGTGTGAGGGAAATACTACTGCGATTATACAAGCTACAGACCCTGATGTAGTTCAAGTACTTTTTGGAGCTAGTCCTCTTGTGGGACCAGGAAGTGTCAAGATTTCATTTTGGCCTTCTCTCATGCCCCAGCAAGGAGAACAAGCTACAGCTATATTAGAGGCTGCATTTAGGGGAGAGTTGAACCCTTATGTATTGGTTTTAGAAGGAAGCTTTCCTGATGAGGCAACTGCAAGAAAATATAATCCAAGTAATCCTGGTTATTGGGGTATGTTAGGTGATAAAACATTAAATGAGTGGACTGCAATGCTACTAAAAAATGCTGTTGCAGTACTAGCTGTAGGTAACTGTGCAAGTTATGGCGGAATACCATCAGACAAGGTTTATCAACCCCCACCATCCTTCATTACTCCTACTTGGTCACCATCTCCTACGGGTGCTGTAGGCTTCTTTGACGACCCTCTTAGAGGGTATGAAGGATTATTAACAAAAATCTATAAACAACAGTGCTGTAATAACCTTCAACCAGATGCTTCTAAATGGGCAGAACCTTTCTATACCTTTGTGAAGAATCCTAATGCTTATCTTGATGTAACTCCATCTTCTTCTGCCTCTGTTAAACCTGCGATTGCTGTTCCAGGATGCCCGGCAAACGGTAATGGAATTATGAGGACTCTCGCGAATCTAGTTTTATGGGCAGGAGGATTAGCTCCTCTGCCAGAACTTGATCAGTATTGGAGACCTATGTATTTCTTCAGATATACAGTTCATGAACAATGCCCTAGAGCGGCTTGGTATGCTTCTGGGGTATTCAGAACCCAACCGGGTGAACCTACAGCTGCTTGTTTATTTGAAGTGGGATGTAAAGGCCCTGTATCAAATTGTCCGTGGAACAAGTATGGCTGGGTTGGGGGCATAGGAGGACCTACAAGGACTGGTGCAGTATGTATAGGATGTACTATGCCTGGTTTTTCAGATCTATATGAACCATTTTATAAACCTCTTCAAGTCCCTACCCCATCGAGTGTAACCACTACAGCTGGTTTAATAGCAGGTGGAATAGCACTAGGAGCTTTAGCGGCTTATGCAGAAAAGAAAATGCTTGTTAAGAGTAAGGAAAAGGCGAAGTAG
- the thpR gene encoding RNA 2',3'-cyclic phosphodiesterase: MRLFTAVDIPQFPKVLEFMEAVKRTGADVKLVEPYNIHITLVFIGEIQENKLDLVKEAVARIDFQSFKIKLKGAGAFPNLSRPRVVWIGIEGGLQQLRTIRGNLLKELLARGIRPEDEKEFTPHLTIGRVKGPSNMINLVNVINEYQNTEFGEIVVNKIILFKSTLTPKGPIYDPLLEVTSNDNRGGSPKESKT; the protein is encoded by the coding sequence ATCAGGCTATTTACAGCAGTTGATATTCCTCAATTTCCTAAAGTTCTTGAATTTATGGAAGCTGTTAAAAGGACTGGCGCTGATGTAAAACTTGTTGAACCATATAACATACATATAACTCTTGTTTTTATTGGTGAAATTCAAGAAAATAAATTAGATCTAGTAAAAGAAGCTGTTGCTAGAATAGATTTTCAGTCCTTCAAAATAAAGCTAAAAGGAGCTGGTGCATTTCCTAATTTATCTAGACCTAGAGTAGTCTGGATAGGAATTGAAGGAGGATTACAGCAATTAAGGACAATAAGAGGTAACTTGTTAAAAGAGTTATTAGCTCGAGGTATTAGGCCAGAAGATGAAAAAGAATTTACTCCTCACTTAACAATAGGCAGGGTTAAAGGTCCCTCAAACATGATAAATTTAGTTAATGTTATTAACGAGTATCAGAACACAGAATTTGGAGAAATAGTCGTTAATAAGATAATTTTATTTAAGAGTACTTTAACACCTAAGGGGCCAATATACGATCCATTATTAGAAGTGACCTCTAATGACAATAGAGGAGGAAGTCCTAAAGAGAGTAAAACCTAG
- the rnz gene encoding ribonuclease Z codes for MITVYFIGTGGGAPNKRGLPAIMVRREGFDALFDCGEGTQWRMMEHNLSFMKIKLIGITHMHGDHVLGLPGMIETMGMYSRKESLLLMGPKELKEFLEDIFKKTYFYPNFEIQIIDKYEDENIKISTFETCHTIESQGYLFEEKDRLKIDIDKLRKEGIKDWRIIRMLKEGKRVEINGKVLLPEDYLIVKKGIRIAYTGDTGPCEKVINAVKDVDLLIHDSTFIDEKEAYKYGHSNSYDAAYVALKANVKRLALFHISPRYDDTYEMLIRAKRIFEKTFVAEPLSYYIIRQKE; via the coding sequence ATGATTACAGTATATTTTATAGGTACTGGTGGAGGAGCTCCTAATAAAAGGGGCTTACCAGCAATTATGGTTAGAAGGGAAGGTTTTGATGCTCTATTTGATTGTGGTGAAGGAACCCAATGGAGGATGATGGAGCATAATCTTAGTTTTATGAAAATAAAACTCATTGGAATTACTCATATGCATGGCGATCATGTTTTAGGCTTACCTGGAATGATCGAAACCATGGGTATGTATAGTAGAAAAGAATCATTACTTTTAATGGGACCAAAAGAATTAAAAGAATTTCTAGAGGATATTTTTAAAAAAACTTATTTTTACCCAAATTTTGAGATACAGATAATAGATAAATATGAAGATGAAAATATTAAGATTAGTACTTTTGAAACGTGCCACACAATAGAATCACAAGGATATTTATTTGAGGAAAAGGATAGACTAAAGATTGATATTGATAAATTGAGAAAAGAGGGAATAAAGGATTGGAGAATTATAAGGATGCTAAAAGAAGGAAAAAGAGTGGAAATAAATGGAAAAGTTCTATTACCGGAAGACTATTTAATAGTAAAAAAGGGTATAAGAATTGCATATACGGGAGATACGGGACCTTGTGAGAAGGTTATAAATGCTGTAAAAGATGTGGATCTTCTTATTCATGATTCTACTTTTATTGATGAAAAAGAAGCTTATAAATATGGACATTCAAATAGTTATGATGCAGCATATGTAGCATTAAAAGCTAATGTGAAAAGGTTAGCTCTTTTTCACATAAGTCCAAGATATGATGATACATATGAAATGCTAATAAGGGCTAAAAGAATTTTTGAAAAAACTTTTGTTGCTGAACCATTATCTTATTACATTATTCGTCAGAAGGAATAG